The following proteins are encoded in a genomic region of Glycine max cultivar Williams 82 chromosome 18, Glycine_max_v4.0, whole genome shotgun sequence:
- the LOC100776510 gene encoding uncharacterized protein LOC100776510 encodes MNGEGLAAGDSSPEHVTGDWYSVPDLRLRDHRFKVPLDHCRGLHSSPKITVFAREVVAVGKEEQNLPYLLYLQGGPGFECRRPTESSGWTKKVCEEFRLILMDQRGTGLSTPLTVSSMSQFKSADELADFLKYFRADNIVNDAEFIRVRLVPDAGPWTILGQSYGGFCAVTYLSFAPKGLKQVLITGGIPPIGGGCTADSVYKAGFEQAIVQNEKYYKRFPQDIKIVQELVNYLAEQEGGGVALPSGGFLTPRGLQTLGLSGLGSRAGFESMHYLFESVWDPTFVPGAPKRISYNFLSSFEKWLNFDTNPLYALLHESIYCQGSANKWSANSVRTAVGDKFDAIRAAREGLPVLFTGEMIFPWMFDEIHALKPFKDAAHILAEKKDWPPLYDVQVLNNNKVPVAAAVYYEDLYVNFKLAMETASQIAGIRPWITNEFMHSGLRDDGSKVIDHLLGMLNGRKPLF; translated from the exons ATGAACGGAGAAGGCCTCGCCGCCGGCGACTCCTCGCCGGAGCACGTCACTGGAGACTGGTACTCCGTGCCGGATCTCCGGTTGCGCGATCATCGCTTCAAGGTCCCTCTCGATCACTGTCGGGGACTCCATTCTTCTCCCAAGATCACCGTTTTTGCACGTGAAGTCGTTGCAG TTGGGAAAGAAGAGCAAAACTTGCCATACTTATTATATTTGCAAGGTGGACCTGGGTTTGAGTGCCGGCGTCCTACTGAATCCAGTGGATGGACTAAAAAAGTTTGTGAAGAATTCCGTCTCATCTTAATGGATCAG CGAGGAACAGGCTTATCAACTCCCTTGACTGTGTCATCAATGTCACAATTCAAGTCTGCTGATGAATTAGctgactttttaaaatatttccgAGCTGATAATATAGTAAACGATGCAGAGTTTATTCGAGTTCGCCTTGTTCCTGATGCTGGTCCTTGGACAATATTGGGTCAG aGCTATGGTGGATTTTGTGCAGTCACGTATTTGAGTTTCGCACCAAAAGGATTGAAGCAAGTCCTTATAACTGGAGGAATTCCTCCGATTGGAGGTGGATGTACTGCAGATTCAGTGTACAAAGCAGGCTTTGAGCAAGCTATAGTTCAAAATGAGAAGTACTACAAGAGGTTCCCTCAAGATATTAAAATTGTTCAAGAACTTGTTAATTATTTGGCTGAACAAGAAGGAGGAGGG GTGGCTCTTCCATCTGGTGGCTTCCTAACCCCAAGAGGGCTGCAGACTCTTGGTCTATCTGGCTTAGGATCCAGAGCTGGTTTCGAGAGCATGCACTATTT GTTTGAGAGCGTGTGGGATCCTACTTTTGTTCCGGGAGCACCAAAGAGAATAAGTTACAACTTCCTAAGTTCT tttgagaagtggttaaatTTTGATACCAATCCACTCTATGCTCTTCTACATGAATCCATCTATTGTCAG GGTTCTGCTAATAAATGGTCTGCTAATAGTGTAAGAACTGCAGTTGGAGACAAGTTTGATGCAATTAGAGCTGCCAGAGAAGGACTACCTGTACTTTTTACAGGAGAG ATGATTTTCCCATGGATGTTTGATGAGATTCATGCATTGAAACCATTCAAAGATGCAGCTCATATATTGGCAGAGAAGAAGGATTGGCCCCCATTATATGACGTTCAGGTTCTGAATAACAATAAG GTACCTGTTGCTGCAGCTGTTTACTATGAAGACTTGTACGTGAATTTTAAGCTGGCCATGGAAACAGCTTCTCAAATAGCAGGGATTAGGCCATGGATAACTAATGAGTTCATGCATTCTGGCTTGCGTGATGATGGGAGCAAAGTTATTGATCATTTGTTGGGGATGCTAAATGGAAGGAAACCTCTATTTTGA
- the LOC100792824 gene encoding sphingoid long-chain bases kinase 2, mitochondrial isoform X2, whose translation MALGRVIYVAHTVCIRSELQPMAPDRIGSSSSSRQRDLVFVVNPLGANGRTGKEWRKLVPYLRSRLGKECNICESITSGPCHAIDITREAIREGADAVIAVGGDGTLHEVVNGFFWAGKPVVSQVKESTHSTALGLIPLGTGSDFARTFGWKNDPHEAIERVARGLRSMIDVGVITGESCDHHYFINVADIHLSAKAGFYASRYKRFGNLCYVIGALQAFIGHQNQDMRIRFNDGPWETCPQVTALCIGNAKYFGGGMKITPNADPFSRNLEVVTLQNFKWYDFVLKLHKLYSGTHLSVKNVSDRRD comes from the exons atggcaTTGGGAAGAGTAATATACGTTGCTCACACCGTATGTATCAGATCAGAGCTTCAACCCATGGCACCTGACCGCATTggttcttcctcttcttctcgcCAAAGGGACCTCGTTTTCGTCGTCAACCCTCTAG GTGCTAATGGGAGGACAGGTAAAGAATGGAGGAAGTTAGTTCCATATCTACGGTCTCGTCTTGGTAAAGAGTGCAAT ATATGTGAATCCATAACGTCGGGTCCTTGTCATGCTATTGACATAACAAGAGAG GCTATAAGGGAGGGGGCTGATGCTGTCATTGCTGTTGGAGGAGATGGAACTCTTCATGAG GTTGTTAATGGGTTTTTCTGGGCTGGAAAACCTGTTGTTAGTCAAGTGAAAGAGTCTACACACTCAACTGCTCTTGGT CTCATCCCCTTGGGAACTGGTTCTGATTTTGCAAGAACATTTGGGTG GAAAAATGATCCCCATGAGGCCATTGAACGTGTTGCTAgag GGTTGAGATCAATGATAGATGTCGGTGTTATCACTGGAGAGAGTTGCGACCATCATTACTTCATAAATGTCGCCGACATTCATTT GAGTGCAAAGGCGGGTTTTTATGCTTCTAGATACAAGAGATTTGGCAACCTGTGCTATGTCATTGGTGCATTGCAAGCCTTCATTGGGCATCAAAACCAGGACATGAGAATCAGG TTCAATGATGGTCCATGGGAGACATGTCCTCAAGTGACAGCCCTTTGCATTGGAAATGCAAAATACTTTGGTGGTGGCATGAAAATTACACCAAATGCTGATCCTTTCAGTAGAAATTTAGAG GTTGTAACTCTTCAGAACTTCAAGTGGTATGATTTTGTCTTGAAATTACATAAGCTATACAGTGGGACACATCTCTCAGTAAAAAATGTATCTGATAGAAG AGATTGA
- the WRKY10 gene encoding WRKY transcription factor 10, protein MAEDWDLHAVVRGCSTVTSSSVSSSSSPSSSGFASSYFHPEAAVSSSSSSYSGFNIFKGEQGISQVLSLSAYPFEARSSIEELHELCKPFFSKSQPLTLQASSPLSSLSSYSSAPPKSVSTQEKQQQRSKQAHAVTTPRSKRRKNQLKKVCQVPVENLSSDIWAWRKYGQKPIKGSPYPRGYYRCSSSKGCLARKQVERNRSDPTMFIVTYTAEHNHPAPTHRNSLAGSTRQKPLVPQTATTTEEDSDKSKSLTKPTSPATSGAEEEAPTPSQGEKSESREEKEDVMDDEEEDEFGLSDMVLSDDFFESLDELSQLTAPSVVTGDCFSDPFSAIAIPSWVASGAATASGCR, encoded by the exons ATGGCGGAAGATTGGGATCTACATGCGGTGGTTAGAGGCTGCTCCACCGTTACATCATCCTCAgtgtcttcttcttcatctccttcttcctctggTTTTGCCTCTTCTTACTTCCACCCTGAAGCTgcagtttcttcttcttcttcttcctattCTGGCTTCAACATCTTCAAGGGTGAACAAGGAATAAGCCAAGTTTTGTCGCTCTCTGCGTACCCCTTTGAGGCAAGGAGCTCCATTGAGGAATTGCATGAGCTTTGCAAACCTTTCTTCTCCAAATCTCAGCCTCTAACGTTGCAAGCCTCTTCACCTTTGTCCTCACTCTCTTCCTATTCCTCTGCGCCACCCAAATCTGTTTCAACGCAAGAGAAACAACAACAGAGGAGCAAGCAGGCACATGCTGTCACCACCCCACGATCTAAAAGAAG AAAGAACCAGCTTAAGAAAGTTTGTCAAGTGCCAGTTGAGAATCTCTCCTCAGACATATGGGCATGGAGGAAATATGGCCAGAAACCCATAAAGGGGTCTCCATATCCAAG ggGGTACTATAGATGTAGCAGCTCAAAGGGGTGTTTGGCAAGGAAACAGGTTGAAAGAAACAGATCAGACCCAACAATGTTTATAGTGACTTACACTGCTGAGCACAACCACCCTGCTCCTACTCACAGAAACTCTCTTGCTGGCTCCACACGTCAGAAGCCATTGGTACCTCAAACAGCCACCACCACTGAAGAAGACTCTGACAAGAGCAAGAGCCTCACAAAACCCACTTCCCCTGCCACCTCAGGGGCAGAAGAAGAGGCTCCAACACCATCACAAGGGGAAAAGTCTGAGAGCAGAGAAGAGAAAGAGGATGTGATGGATGATGAGGAAGAAGATGAATTTGGCTTGTCTGATATGGTGCTTTCAGATGACTTCTTTGAAAGTTTGGATGAACTGAGCCAACTTACGGCTCCTTCTGTTGTCACTGGAGACTGTTTCAGTGACCCCTTTTCAGCAATTGCAATCCCTTCTTGGGTGGCTAGTGGTGCTGCTACTGCTAGTGGGTGTAGATGA
- the LOC100792824 gene encoding sphingoid long-chain bases kinase 2, mitochondrial isoform X1, with the protein MALGRVIYVAHTVCIRSELQPMAPDRIGSSSSSRQRDLVFVVNPLGANGRTGKEWRKLVPYLRSRLGKECNICESITSGPCHAIDITREAIREGADAVIAVGGDGTLHEVVNGFFWAGKPVVSQVKESTHSTALGLIPLGTGSDFARTFGWKNDPHEAIERVARGLRSMIDVGVITGESCDHHYFINVADIHLSAKAGFYASRYKRFGNLCYVIGALQAFIGHQNQDMRIRFNDGPWETCPQVTALCIGNAKYFGGGMKITPNADPFSRNLEVVTLQNFKWYDFVLKLHKLYSGTHLSVKNVSDRSVLSIEVEDISGMGGGIYIQSDGEHLGFLPKKISVVPAAIEMIL; encoded by the exons atggcaTTGGGAAGAGTAATATACGTTGCTCACACCGTATGTATCAGATCAGAGCTTCAACCCATGGCACCTGACCGCATTggttcttcctcttcttctcgcCAAAGGGACCTCGTTTTCGTCGTCAACCCTCTAG GTGCTAATGGGAGGACAGGTAAAGAATGGAGGAAGTTAGTTCCATATCTACGGTCTCGTCTTGGTAAAGAGTGCAAT ATATGTGAATCCATAACGTCGGGTCCTTGTCATGCTATTGACATAACAAGAGAG GCTATAAGGGAGGGGGCTGATGCTGTCATTGCTGTTGGAGGAGATGGAACTCTTCATGAG GTTGTTAATGGGTTTTTCTGGGCTGGAAAACCTGTTGTTAGTCAAGTGAAAGAGTCTACACACTCAACTGCTCTTGGT CTCATCCCCTTGGGAACTGGTTCTGATTTTGCAAGAACATTTGGGTG GAAAAATGATCCCCATGAGGCCATTGAACGTGTTGCTAgag GGTTGAGATCAATGATAGATGTCGGTGTTATCACTGGAGAGAGTTGCGACCATCATTACTTCATAAATGTCGCCGACATTCATTT GAGTGCAAAGGCGGGTTTTTATGCTTCTAGATACAAGAGATTTGGCAACCTGTGCTATGTCATTGGTGCATTGCAAGCCTTCATTGGGCATCAAAACCAGGACATGAGAATCAGG TTCAATGATGGTCCATGGGAGACATGTCCTCAAGTGACAGCCCTTTGCATTGGAAATGCAAAATACTTTGGTGGTGGCATGAAAATTACACCAAATGCTGATCCTTTCAGTAGAAATTTAGAG GTTGTAACTCTTCAGAACTTCAAGTGGTATGATTTTGTCTTGAAATTACATAAGCTATACAGTGGGACACATCTCTCAGTAAAAAATGTATCTGATAGAAG TGTACTTTCTATTGAGGTGGAGGACATATCAGGCATGGGTGGTGGTATTTATATTCAATCTGATGGGGAGCATTTGGGGTTCCTTCCAAAAAAGATTAGTGTTGTGCCTGCTGCTATTGAGATGATATTGTGA